ACTTGTTCGAGGCCCTGATGGAAACCTCGAAGGTGTGCACCCTGGGGCAAATCAGTGACGCGCTCTACCAAGTGGGCGGGCAGTACCGCCGAAATATGTAGCGCGGCAAACCGAGGGTCTCTCCATACCACGCCCCGAGCGCGGCCTCGGGTACACTCCAGAGGGTGAACTGGGTGACCGGCTGCGGCCTGTTCGTGCTCCTGCTTGGGGTGGTGATGTGCGGAACAGCGGGTTTGATGTGGCGTCGGCATCGCCAAGAGACTGGCTACGTCACTGCTCCGGGTATCGTCACGAGAGTCGATGCGGACTCGAGCGGTGAGTTCGTTACCGTCCAGTTTAGTCCCGAAGGGCAGCTCTTGGTTGGCGGCCAAGCGGTGCACTTCACCGCGGGGGCGAGCACTGGCGAACACCAGGTTGGAAAGACCGTCACCGTTCACTACGACCCACGACGACCACACCGCGCAAATCTACGCGGAGCCGGAGTCCTCGCGGGCGTGGCGGCGTCGCTCGGTGCGTGCGGCGCGCTCACGTTCCCGTTTGCCGCGCTGCTACTGTTGTGGCTCGGGCCGTTGCAAGCCAGCAGGGATGAAGTACTCGGCTCTTTCATCAAAGCGAGTCGCTTGCGTGATTCCGCACGAATAAGCGCGCTGAGCGTCCCTGGCGCAAAGGTGGCGCCAGAATGGCTGGATCGCGTGGCACGCAGCGGCACCTACCACCTGGGCTCGAACAACATCGGCTTTTCCAGTGACGCATGCATCGAAGTCTTCTTCGACAGCGACCCACGGCCTCACTACGTCTACATGCAGAAGCCAAGCGATTGGCGAATCGTGCGCGCAAACGCCAAAGACGCTCATTGCATTGACGATCTGGACGACTGAGGCGCGGTCAGGCAGAAGCCGAAGAACTCTCAGCGGAGTACCCGCTACACTGACTGGGGTGAGTCTGAGCCTTTTGGGGGTCCTGGTGCTGATGATGGGGCTCTGCCTCATCGCAACCAGCATCTGGTTCTGGTTTCGCTACCAGACCAGGAAGCGCTTTGCCACGACCCAAGGTGTGGTCTCGAAGGTCGACCCGGACTCCAGCTCGCGCATAGGCACGGTGCAGTTCAGCCCCGAAGGACAGCTCTTGGTTGGCGGCCAGCCCTACCAGGTGCGAGCGGGCATTCAGACTGGCGTGAACGTCGGAGACGCGATTCCTGTCTATTACGATCCGCACGACCCAAGCCAAGCCACCATCTATGCGCCAGGGCGTTCACTGCTAATCGTCGCGGTACTGGGCGTGAACGGCGCCATCACGCTGCCACTCGCTGCCATGTTGGGTTTGTGGCTGGGACCGCTCCAGGAGGCTCGGGACGACACCCTCGCGGAGTTCATCTACGCCGTCCGCTCAGACAATTCCGCCCGGATTAGTTCACTCAGTGCTACTGGCGCGCAAGTGACACCGGAGTTCGTAGCGCGGGCGAAGAAGAGCGGGGCACATCGCCTGGGCTCGAACAACATCGGCTTTTCCAGTGACGCATGCGTCGAAGTCTTCTTCGACAGCGACCCACGGCCTCACTACGTCTACATGCAGAAGCCAAGCGATTGGCGAATCGTGCGCGCAAACGCAAACGACCCCTACTGCATCGACGACCTGCGCGACTAGCCTGCGCTGAAAAACACCCGCGCCAAACAACAGACGAGCGCGGTGGAGGACCTCGTGGCCGAACTCGACGTTGCCGCGTGGTACATTGATCGAGGCTACATCGCGGCAAGGGCGATCCAAGAAAGCCATCGTGCAGGGGCGACGATCATCTGCCGCCCATGGCCCTCGCAGGAGTTTTTCAGCATCCTGCTAGTGCGCAAGTCGGGCGGAGGTACAGGGCAGCGCTCTACGCCAGGATTGGCTAGGGTCGAAGCATGACCGCAGGGCAAGTTTGTTTGGTCGTGGCAGCATTCGGCGTGGCGGAACTCGGCGCGGCCGCCGTCTTTCTGAACAAACACCTAACGGAGCAACGAGCCGCAAAGCGCGCTACGACTTCGATGGTCGAGCACGGCCCTGGCCACACACCGATGAAGGCCAAGCAGTCGCTCATGCTCGCCGGGGTCGCTCTGATGTCAGCGCTCATCAGCTTCGGTATCGCGGCGTTCATGTGGTTCGTCGTCGCGCCGAAGGGTGTCGATCGCGATCGGGCGGCCGCCGCGTTTCTCGAAGCGGCGCGCACGAAAGATTCCGCACGACTAAGCTCCTTGAGCGCGCCAGGCGCAGCGCTTGACCAGCAGTTCTTCGCCAATGAAGTTGCGGGCGCCAAGAGCGTGGAAGCGACCAGCTACGATCTCGCGTTTGGGGGGCAGTCGTGCATGGAGTTCGAGACGGACAAGGGAAAGACCCTGTTCCTCTACCTTGAGCAGCAAAGTGGCACCTGGCTGGTCGTGCGTGGCGGCCCGATGGACCCGGCGTGCGACAATCAGCTGAACTCCGACTGACCGCGCTCCGCGGCGCCCGAACTCGACTCCTATTTCGCTGACTCAGCGCCGGCGACGCAAACCGCGCAGAAGCTCGTCGTCGTCTTCGTACGGGTACACCGGTGTCTGGCGATCGTCCCCGGCAGGGAAAGTACCCGAGCTCGCACGCTCCGGGGGGCTGCTCGGTCGCCGCACGGGGAAGCCCCCTGACTCGCGCAGCACAGGCTCGCTCTGCTGACGAAGCTCATACGAACCCGAGATCGGGTTCTGCCGCAGGTTGTAACCGGACTGAGGCCGCGCCTCAGGGGGCGGAGGCAAGATGCTCTCTCGACGCGGCCGCTCCGCATCAGCCGGGACGCGTGAGGACGGCACCACCGGGTACTGCCCAGCGGGGTAGCGCGGAGCGGCGTAGCCCCCAGACGGCGCACGTCCCGTAGAGCCTTGCCCTGTGGAACCAGTAGTCCTCCCACCGCCAGGCTTCTTTCCCATGTCTCCACGCTGACGGATTTCCGAAGCTGGACGTCCGTCTTGACGATCTGCGGCAGTACGCGGAGGTGGGGGGGAGGAACTCTCGCGGTCGAATGCGGGCGGTGGTTGCGATTCTCGAACCGCACGGAAACTGGATGATGAGCGAGCGCCAGGGCGTCGAGACTGAGGGGGCAACGTCGTGCGCTCGAAGATGCGATCGACCTCCGCGCTTAGGCTGCCGGCTGCCGGGATACGGCTCTTGCTCAGGCTGCGGCGGGGGCCGGGTGCTCCGGACTGCGCACCCGCGCTCGGCGCTGGCGGCGGCAGCATGCTCGGCTGCCTGAAGCGACCGGAGATGCTCGCGCGATCGCCGATCACGTCAGCGAACAGCTTCAGCTCTTCGGGATTGCGATTGTGACCGAACGTGTAGGCGGCCTTCACGTAGCCAACGCACAGGTGGCGCAGGATTCGCGTCGACCGTGGGTGGCCAAGCACACCGAGCGCAAGCTCGAACCCGACGTCCGTCTCGGTGAGGTCGAACACCACGCGAGCCCCCTCGTAGGGCAGCTCAACCGGGGTACGCAAACGTGCGATGGTGCGCACCACGTCTCCGGGAACGACCACGCTTCCGCGATGAGAGAGCAAGCGAGAGCCGAGGACGAAGCCTGCGCTCTCCAGTACCTTGCCTGAGCCGT
This sequence is a window from Polyangiaceae bacterium. Protein-coding genes within it:
- a CDS encoding DUF3592 domain-containing protein gives rise to the protein MNWVTGCGLFVLLLGVVMCGTAGLMWRRHRQETGYVTAPGIVTRVDADSSGEFVTVQFSPEGQLLVGGQAVHFTAGASTGEHQVGKTVTVHYDPRRPHRANLRGAGVLAGVAASLGACGALTFPFAALLLLWLGPLQASRDEVLGSFIKASRLRDSARISALSVPGAKVAPEWLDRVARSGTYHLGSNNIGFSSDACIEVFFDSDPRPHYVYMQKPSDWRIVRANAKDAHCIDDLDD
- a CDS encoding DUF3592 domain-containing protein, encoding MSLSLLGVLVLMMGLCLIATSIWFWFRYQTRKRFATTQGVVSKVDPDSSSRIGTVQFSPEGQLLVGGQPYQVRAGIQTGVNVGDAIPVYYDPHDPSQATIYAPGRSLLIVAVLGVNGAITLPLAAMLGLWLGPLQEARDDTLAEFIYAVRSDNSARISSLSATGAQVTPEFVARAKKSGAHRLGSNNIGFSSDACVEVFFDSDPRPHYVYMQKPSDWRIVRANANDPYCIDDLRD